The genomic stretch CAAACACATGTGGAGGAGTGTTTGGTTCAGAGGCTGGTAATGAGGAATGTGAGGATGATGGTGACAAAGACGGTGTAGGCAttgaagaggatgaatgAGATGCGAAGTAATAACAGGGAGGTTGGGCGTCTAATTTATGATCCTTGTGCCAAGGAGAACCATGCAGTTCCTGAACCTGATCATAGACATCAGTGAATGACCCATGAAAGAAGAATAAGAAGAAAAAGCACCAAGTAATAAAAGCGGTCATCTTCAAAGACGGCTAAACACTTGACAATGTTCGGATGGCTGATATGGGTGAGTATCAAGACCTCCGTTGGTATTCTCCCGGAAATAGGATCTTCTGTCCATGCATGTTCAGGAACCTTGTCTTTGATGATGAACTTGACAGCGACCTCATCACCCTCAATGCGATGATATGCTGTCATGACAAAACCGTACCCGCCCGAACCGAGTTCATCCTCCAGTTGATATTTCTGCGCAAAGGCGGTGTTGAGACAATGACCTGGAGGAAACTGGGGGGAATAAACACAAGCATCTGTGTTGTAAACGACAAGAGGCGGGATTTCGTGGATCGCATGACCCAGGTGAAGTCCCAATCGATTTTCTTCTATACCGATGTAGGACAAATCATTCTGGACAGTGTCTGGAcacgaagaaaagaaagaccCTGCTTTCAATTCCAAATGTTGCTCCAGCATTGGCGGAGTAGGCGGCAAAGTTTTAGCGGATTGCGGGGTACGAGAGAATGAGGCCATGCAGAAGCGATCCGACTGAACACGTTGCCTTGTACTGGAATAAGATTGGCGAGTAGAGTTGTTTGAGATAACACCACAGGTGATACTGCGTTGGCGAGTGGAGGGTTGGGATGCCAGCAAGGAGAGGGTAGTGGAAGGAAGCCTCGAAGAGTCTGGAGCGTGGTTTTGAAGAAACATGGAGGAAAAGTGAAACACGGCGAGCCGAGGTATCTAAGAATCTAAGCAGAGACAATCTAGCAGTCtaacagaaaaagaaaaaaaaagaaaacagggaCTTGAATCGTGTATGGGCGGAGCAGGGCACATGCCAGCCCTGTGAATTCAAAACAACGATCAGCGGAACGGGGTTTCGGAATCGACCTACTTTAGGAACACCGTCCCTTCTATTTCGGGCACGGATGTA from Psilocybe cubensis strain MGC-MH-2018 chromosome 2, whole genome shotgun sequence encodes the following:
- a CDS encoding PAS domain-containing serine/threonine-protein kinase; the encoded protein is MASFSRTPQSAKTLPPTPPMLEQHLELKAGSFFSSCPDTVQNDLSYIGIEENRLGLHLGHAIHEIPPLVVYNTDACVYSPQFPPGHCLNTAFAQKYQLEDELGSGGYGFVMTAYHRIEGDEVAVKFIIKDKVPEHAWTEDPISGRIPTEVLILTHISHPNIVKCLAVFEDDRFYYLVQELHGSPWHKDHKLDAQPPCYYFASHSSSSMPTPSLSPSSSHSSLPASEPNTPPHVFASLHPENEHDRPHVSNGAAIPKLLHSQLAIIQDSSRPEFTRRPSHDLFECIEQSEHKKLNEAQARFVFSQVVDAVQYLHDHNIVHRDIKDENLVIDKNLKVKLIDFGSAVAFDPVKPRPFYQTFCGTAAYASSEILLKKEYQAAPAEIWTLGILLSYLLAGVSPFPTARDAADGRIFLSEKVVGKIPDKAMDLMRRCLDPNPTSRADISEIKAHAWLRPPSFV